The Aquarana catesbeiana isolate 2022-GZ unplaced genomic scaffold, ASM4218655v1 unanchor14, whole genome shotgun sequence genome window below encodes:
- the LOC141121321 gene encoding carbohydrate sulfotransferase 6-like produces MMSLRLKYLFLLSVSLFFFSISQFLFSKTPFSTYLQLSAPKNKPVHLLIVSSWRSGSSFLGQIFNHHNDVFYLFEPGHPIWMKLRNEGSELLHFPLRDLLQSLFTCDVSPLHHYLPEGGKHISELGFFAESRALCTPPFCSVFIPSEGYDRHKCYHRCKNTLLKEMAETCKTYSHVVLKTVRILDLSVFLPLFRNPDLNLRILHLVRDPRAVALSRKSFDLNIEDHIVLKNDGNKNITISRVMEKICKSQVDINNVAKTAEVLRGRYMAIRHEDLANEPIKNIKKMYSFAGLSLTKDLEQWVYNITHEEVEGSMTFSRESSKVVHKWRTALDFNFIKQIQDNCKEAMDLFGYRPARSKTEQQHLTLDLVNKEWSQEKAK; encoded by the coding sequence ATGATGTCCCTACGTCTTAAATATTTATTCTTACTCTCTgtgtctctctttttcttttctatatCCCAATTTCTTTTTAGCAAAACTCCCTTCTCTACATACTTACAACTTTCTGCTCCCAAAAATAAACCGGTCCATCTCCTTATTGTGTCATCCTGGAGATCAGGTTCTTCATTCCTTGGACAGATCTTCAACCATCACAATGACGTCTTTTACCTCTTTGAGCCTGGACATCCCATCTGGATGAAGCTTCGAAATGAAGGTTCCGAGCTGCTACATTTTCCCTTAAGAGATCTTCTACAATCACTTTTCACCTGTGACGTGTCCCCTCTTCATCACTATCTTCCTGAAGGTGGAAAACATATTTCTGAATTGGGCTTCTTTGCAGAAAGTCGAGCGCTCTGCACCCCACCATTTTGTTCAGTCTTTATTCCTTCTGAAGGTTACGATCGCCATAAGTGCTACCATCGTTGCAAAAATACTTTGCTGAAAGAAATGGCAGAAACATGCAAGACATACAGCCATGTTGTGTTGAAAACAGTCCGGATTTTAGACCTTTctgtttttcttcccctttttcgaAACCCTGATCTTAATCTTCGTATTTTGCACCTTGTAAGGGACCCTAGAGCTGTTGCTTTGTCAAGGAAATCCTTTGATCTCAATATTGAGGACCATATTGTACTTAAGAATGATggaaataaaaatattacaataagCAGGGTAATGGAGAAGATTTGCAAATCTCAGGTTGACATCAACAATGTGGCTAAAACAGCGGAGGTGTTGCGGGGACGATATATGGCAATTCGACATGAGGACCTTGCTAATGAGcccattaaaaacataaaaaaaatgtacagttttGCTGGCCTGTCTCTTACTAAAGACCTGGAACAGTGGGTTTACAATATAACTCATGAGGAGGTAGAAGGGAGCATGACTTTCTCACGAGAGTCCTCAAAGGTGGTCCACAAATGGAGAACTGCTCTGGACTTCAATTTCATAAAACAGATTCAAGACAACTGCAAAGAGGCAATGGATCTATTTGGTTACAGGCCCGCAAGATCCAAAACAGAACAGCAACATTTGACTCTGGACTTGGTAAATAAGGAATGGTCACAGGAAAAAGCTAAATAA